The following proteins come from a genomic window of Nicotiana tomentosiformis chromosome 12, ASM39032v3, whole genome shotgun sequence:
- the LOC138903580 gene encoding dehydration-responsive element-binding protein 1E-like, producing the protein MNNSSSSIRVAVSDEEDINILALRKPKKRAGRKKFKETRHPVYRGVRRRNNDKWVCELREPSKQKRIWLGSYPTAEMAARAHDVAALALRGQLATLNFADSAWRLQMPASKDPKDLHKAAAKAAEALWPGEEADVNSRGAANTGNGNEEMKVVSQEENAAYNCTQNIVTAENVLYSNSCSEVGMLGTQEWQAYMEERSLFSPNPCCLGSCFSWDDDMESDVEVSLWSYSV; encoded by the coding sequence ATGAATAATTCAAGCTCTTCAATTAGAGTGGCAGTTTCCGATGAAGAAGATATCAATATATTAGCGTTGAGGAAACCCAAGAAGCGAGCGGGAAGGAAGAAGTTCAAAGAAACTCGGCACCCAGTGTACAGGGGAGTGAGAAGGAGGAACAACGACAAGTGGGTTTGCGAACTGCGCGAGCCCAGCAAACAGAAGCGAATATGGTTGGGAAGTTACCCAACCGCAGAAATGGCTGCGCGCGCTCATGACGTAGCTGCATTGGCACTTAGAGGACAGCTGGCCACTTTAAACTTCGCAGACTCCGCTTGGCGGTTGCAAATGCCGGCATCAAAGGATCCCAAGGACTTGCACAAAGCAGCTGCAAAAGCAGCAGAGGCGCTCTGGCCAGGAGAGGAAGCTGATGTTAATTCTAGAGGAGCCGCTAATACTGGCAATGGCAATGAGGAAATGAAGGTGGTATCACAAGAAGAGAACGCAGCGTATAATTGCACGCAGAATATTGTGACTGCAGAAAATGTTTTGTATAGCAACTCATGTAGTGAAGTGGGAATGCTAGGGACGCAAGAATGGCAGGCATACATGGAAGAAAGGAGTTTGTTTTCTCCAAATCCTTGCTGTTTAGGGAGTTGTTTTAGCTGGGATGATGATATGGAAAGTGATGTTGAGGTGTCCTTGTGGAGTTATTCTGTTTGA